AATTCTcctttttagaaaaataagctCTCAATAAGACTTCTAGAAAGTTgagaataaatgaaaaaaagaattaaCCTTAAGATTCTATAGGAGTCAAAGGTGGCCTCATTTCACTTATACAATACCAAGGTCCATTTTTTCACCACCCAAAAAAGAATgttatactaaaaaaaatacCAAGGCCTTGTATTTTAATAACTTGTACCAGCATTGGGTGCTTTCGCTTGCAGTTAATTCCCCTCTATACCTACAGCTAAAAGATTATTTACACACTTTACATTAAATTGCCAATTACGtaattagcaaaaaaaaaaaaatttttttgttcattGAATAATTAGCTTCTTTGGGTGTTTCTTGACAGTCGAAGAATACATTGCATATGACCTAATGTATTGAACTTTAAAGAATGACAGCTAAAGGACCTCCTGCTTACTTAAAATTCCACACACTTAAATCTGGCCATCACTTTATTTTCTGTTTGCATTTATACCATTAGCTAATGACAACTTTTAACGGTGTGGTTAATTAAAAATTCTAGAATTTTAAGAAGCCCATAATAATTAAGAGTCTACCGAGTGTTCATAttttgaaatatacatataggGTAATaattatggattaatcttttttaCACTAACGGAATTAGATGAACGTCACATcatctaaatttgaatttaaacatcaaattttgtatatgtggCATGCATGTAGACCTGCAAGTGTacacactgtcagtgtataaatGATTTATCCAATAATTATTAGTGTGTGAATTTATATTATAGGTTAAATGTGATTTAGGTGTACTATAGAGTGTTGATTGGCTACTCATTAAAAAATAGAATAACTAAAACAAAATATTGCAGGTTACTTGATTGGCAAATTGAGAAGTTTAACAGACTCATTAGCTTGTATTGCCTATACTAAATCCACCTGTGATGATTGATTATATATTAACTTCAATACTAATATTAACGTTTGTTTTTAGACCTAATGAAAactttaatttttcatttttgcgaAGAAATCgacttctgttttttttttttttttgtttaaatgaTTATTGTTTTAAATTCTTATTGCCAGGAATCGCCGAATTGACTTCGGTTCTTTTCGCAAAATGAGGGGGAAAAAGGATTAAaatgaacaatttttttttttattatttgttctTCTAATTTCCTCTAAAACCCAACTAAAACCCTCTTTGGTTCCACTGAACAGAGAGCAAAACAATGGCGCTCTCTCATCTTCTTCGACCGAAATCAGTCTTAAAAATTGACAGATACGGTATCCAAAACGAAAACCCATCTGGAAAAATGTCttctttatttgtattttcCCTCCATTTCCACCTAATAATGCTGCCaagattatatttttttttgtctctttttATTTCACCATTTTAATGGGATTCTTGAAAATATTGCAGGATTTCCAAAACCCATAAGATGGTTCTCTTCCCAATCTTCTGATATTGAGGTTGGGAAGTCatcaaaattgaagaaaacgTTTATGCCAAGGGAAGAAAGGGCTGTGGCTGCAGAGTCTTTTGTAAAGAGGTAAAGTGTTCTTGTTTAGTACCATTCAACTGTTCATATTTCATCTTGGCTGAAAACAATGAAGGGAtaatttcttgttcttttacTTCTTCTCACTTGTGCTAATTGGACTGAAATTGTGGTACTTGTGAGGAAATGTTTATGCATATGTGAGAACATAATTATGCTTTTCTGATTTCTCCATGTCGATAGACTTTAACGATTATAAGTCTTTCCTACCAATTGAAAAGTGCTAGAATATCAATGATGGAAAGGAGAACACTTATTGCTATTATTTCGTTGAGGCTACTGATGTTTGGGATGGGGCTAGGAAGAATAACATTAATTGATGGTGAACACTGTCGTGTTTTAGCAAACTTCAAAATCGGTGGCTAAGCGTGATAACCATTGAAGTGTAAGTTGGAGAAATTGCGATAGAATGATGATTTAGCCACGGAGGATTTATGTACATGGTCTTTTCTGGAATTGCGTGATTTGTTTCTTTTGGAAATTGCTTCTGTACTCCGAGGGACTCTATTGTGCAAATGTAGCCTTATCCCTAGTTTTAGCCAAGGACATGGATAACAGAGGTGGAGGTAGCAGTTTCTTATGTTTCGATGTTGATATAGAATGGACGTCAAACTCTCACATATTCCTAAGGGTGAGATGTACTAAAATGGATTTGAACTTGAGCAGCAACAGGGCATTTCCTCCTGTGATTTATTCAGTTCAATGTGGAGTTCTTATATTAGTTGTCTGATTCTAATTGCTTGGCCCTAGTAAATACCCTCGAGGTGTATTTACCTTCCATATCTGAAGATCAATGAAAGTCTGGTTTTGCCTCATCTCTCCCCTTCTCTTAGCTATGTCTCCACTCCTTCAGGTTTCCTTTCATCATGGCTTAAATGTATAGTTGTGTGCACATGCAACGATGAGAAAATGTACTGGATACACAATCTTCTGAAGTAGGTTCTAGGGCGTTGTTATATTATAGACCTTGTTATACTTGGattgacatctcctccatttaCTTTTACAAATATATTGTTGTTCACAGGATATAAGAAATTCAAGTATGGGCACAGCACGGTTGTGTcaatttattcctttttttttcccccagaTTAAGCTCTTTCCAGTAGTTGATCATGTAAATGGGTAACGTGTTTAAAGCCCTTAAATGATCCTACTGGAATCTGACCATTAATTGAACCTTTGTGGAATTATAATTGCCTTTGTTGAATTAGATAGGTTGACGTTATTGTAGTTTTCCTCTGGGAACAACTGAATAAATAATTGTTCAAGTGTAATTTGTTTGTAATATTTCCATTGAAGTTGGTTCAGCTTGTAAAACTTATTCAGGGATGTGCATCAGGATaaggaaatttatttttctcttttgcaattcttctattttctttttctgttctgGGTTGGATGTGCGGGTTCGGGTCGTGCATTTCTCTCTATACAGCTTGTagctttctctttcctttttatttgttctattctCTACAACAGTAGCAGCCTTTcatattaatttcttttgttttctgaacTCCAGTACTTCGAACTTGTAGGTACATGGAAACAAATCAAGGAGTCTTTCCCACGGCAAGCCATATTCAAAATGAGGTGGGTGGATCATGGTACACTGTGAAAGCAATTCTTTGCAACATAAAAGAAAAGATACTCAGAACTCCTGTATCGGATAATCACTACGTTATTGATGCTTCAGCTACTGCAGAAGAGACTGCATCTTCTGCATTCGTGACCTATCATTCTCTAGTTCATGACCATTCTGGCTCTGTAGTCAACACAGACCAGGTGCTACAAGCTCAGGATAAAGATGTAAGTTTTGGACATTCTACAACAGCGGCAGCAGTGGATGCTTCTTCTGCTTTGATAGTTGACCCAACAGCCTCAGATGCTACTAATATGCATAAAACTTCTGGTTCATGTGAGCTTCAAACAACATCTACTGTTCAGTGTACAAATTCTGGATTAGACATTCATGCAAGTCAGACAGATGCATCAGAAAAAGTTGACGTTCACTTAAGTATGAAATACAATTCTGAGAGCATGGTTCAACCGAATGCTGTTACAGATAATTCACAGCTTGAGTTGGATAGCCTATGCATACAATCTAAAGAATCAGTCTCAAACATGTCTGAAACTTCAGATAATGGTCATGTTTCAAGTTCTGAGAAGTTGTCTCACTTTGAACATGATAAAATGAATTCGACTGGCTGTCACAAGTGGCAAGAGAATAAAACAATGAGTTGTGTCCCATCTCCAAATTCGAGTGTTAAAATCAGTCCGAAGTCTACTTTACCTGATAATTCACAGAAGGTCAGCAGCCTAGCAGATATCTTTAAGAAGTTTAAAGTTGATGCACCAGTTGCTGATGCCAAGAATGGAAAATTGGAATCTAAGGCATCACTCTCTAGCACACTTCTTAGTCATGGAAAAGATAGCAATTCACAAGTTGATGCCAAGAATGCAAAATTGGAATCTAAGGCATCACTCTCTAGCATACTTCTTAGTCATGGAAAAGATAGCAATTCCCAAGTTGAGAGTCCTCAGGCATCACTCTCTAGCATACTTCTTAGTCATACAAAAGATAGCAATTCACAGCTTGAGAGTCTGTTCTCTTCTGATATTCTACTGCCAAGCAAATCCATTAATAAATGCCGGGATTTTCGTACAAATAAGTTGGTTTCTGGTGGATCTGAAAATCAAAGACCTGAAGGGGAAATGATTGGATCCAGCGTGACACAAACTGTTATTCCCAATATGGCTGAATCGTTCACTGGTTCTGG
This region of Coffea arabica cultivar ET-39 chromosome 3c, Coffea Arabica ET-39 HiFi, whole genome shotgun sequence genomic DNA includes:
- the LOC140037590 gene encoding uncharacterized protein isoform X1 → MALSHLLRPKSVLKIDRYGFPKPIRWFSSQSSDIEVGKSSKLKKTFMPREERAVAAESFVKRYMETNQGVFPTASHIQNEVGGSWYTVKAILCNIKEKILRTPVSDNHYVIDASATAEETASSAFVTYHSLVHDHSGSVVNTDQVLQAQDKDVSFGHSTTAAAVDASSALIVDPTASDATNMHKTSGSCELQTTSTVQCTNSGLDIHASQTDASEKVDVHLSMKYNSESMVQPNAVTDNSQLELDSLCIQSKESVSNMSETSDNGHVSSSEKLSHFEHDKMNSTGCHKWQENKTMSCVPSPNSSVKISPKSTLPDNSQKVSSLADIFKKFKVDAPVADAKNGKLESKASLSSTLLSHGKDSNSQVDAKNAKLESKASLSSILLSHGKDSNSQVESPQASLSSILLSHTKDSNSQLESLFSSDILLPSKSINKCRDFRTNKLVSGGSENQRPEGEMIGSSVTQTVIPNMAESFTGSGNFMGFGGMKRVNNRVSEFITNKKKDISMRTLFEHLEVPARKNDTTRSEIKELVERIKGLAGEPSILRQKDNVSSCKTDENSQKSQLGFQSLASFNNCDKKERKMSSDCHADHRTSKNDNADHRTSKNDDPLMVLPVGSRTQDDAGNSTGCSKQRGHTQFAVLMDKKELKEIQNKFLVMEELGQNKAVVKFLSTDVQENNIVKAFQHCGDILKVEIWSSEEDFYRSATIYFKTREGLRNALEETDIMVTNRNVTVEAAASVEDKSYRTSIPSLIGDPDVPAGLVKNPTRTVKITQLTCDISSDDVIAALTSCGSKVTGFFLGALDSVAFVEFEASIPVHL
- the LOC140037590 gene encoding uncharacterized protein isoform X2, which gives rise to METNQGVFPTASHIQNEVGGSWYTVKAILCNIKEKILRTPVSDNHYVIDASATAEETASSAFVTYHSLVHDHSGSVVNTDQVLQAQDKDVSFGHSTTAAAVDASSALIVDPTASDATNMHKTSGSCELQTTSTVQCTNSGLDIHASQTDASEKVDVHLSMKYNSESMVQPNAVTDNSQLELDSLCIQSKESVSNMSETSDNGHVSSSEKLSHFEHDKMNSTGCHKWQENKTMSCVPSPNSSVKISPKSTLPDNSQKVSSLADIFKKFKVDAPVADAKNGKLESKASLSSTLLSHGKDSNSQVDAKNAKLESKASLSSILLSHGKDSNSQVESPQASLSSILLSHTKDSNSQLESLFSSDILLPSKSINKCRDFRTNKLVSGGSENQRPEGEMIGSSVTQTVIPNMAESFTGSGNFMGFGGMKRVNNRVSEFITNKKKDISMRTLFEHLEVPARKNDTTRSEIKELVERIKGLAGEPSILRQKDNVSSCKTDENSQKSQLGFQSLASFNNCDKKERKMSSDCHADHRTSKNDNADHRTSKNDDPLMVLPVGSRTQDDAGNSTGCSKQRGHTQFAVLMDKKELKEIQNKFLVMEELGQNKAVVKFLSTDVQENNIVKAFQHCGDILKVEIWSSEEDFYRSATIYFKTREGLRNALEETDIMVTNRNVTVEAAASVEDKSYRTSIPSLIGDPDVPAGLVKNPTRTVKITQLTCDISSDDVIAALTSCGSKVTGFFLGALDSVAFVEFEASIPVHL